TTGGGTGGAATTTATTCTTGAAGTAAATCGAAAGACTATGATAGAAAACAAAGTCAGCAAAAACAAAGTTATTCTGATGTATGGAAAATTTTCGGAAAAGATTGACGGTACGCCTATTATTGATATTCCATTATGCAATCCAAGTAACGAGGGTAATTGGATGGGCTGGACGAAAAAAGAGTTAGAAAAGAAAAATTATGAAGCATACACTCCACAAGTGACAAAAGTTTGGGAAGCACCATACAACGAATGGAAAAAGGTGATTGACGAAATTGGAGTTGATGAGAATACTACACTTGTTGGACTCAGCGCAGGAGGTGCGGCTGTAACAAGATATATTATTGAAGAAAAAAAGCAGATTAAAAAATTAATATTAATTGCGCCAGCAAGATATTCCGAAGGGGGTGTTGATCTGTCTTCAACGAGTCATGAATTTTACGATTTTGAGATCGGCGATTCTGTAAAAAAGCAGATTAAGAATGGTGT
The window above is part of the Patescibacteria group bacterium genome. Proteins encoded here:
- a CDS encoding alpha/beta hydrolase, which encodes MIENKVSKNKVILMYGKFSEKIDGTPIIDIPLCNPSNEGNWMGWTKKELEKKNYEAYTPQVTKVWEAPYNEWKKVIDEIGVDENTTLVGLSAGGAAVTRYIIEEKKQIKKLILIAPARYSEGGVDLSSTSHEFYDFEIGDSVKKQIKNGVTIFYDTADSIVKSVHVQMYKEQLNAKVVLVEGYGHFSFLIPTFPLLLKELLASHDE